In Agromyces sp. G08B096, a genomic segment contains:
- a CDS encoding helix-turn-helix domain-containing protein has translation MTEHTPDDVASQPSSSRHPGVDHVLSATSLKSLAHPLRVRIYDELSAYGPLTASGLGERIGESSGSMSYHLRHLERAGLVREVAGRGKGRERWWERTPGSIAVPDARTLPAGSAERLAARLVEDEWLRARELKYREFVAEGPQVFGSEWLDIATSDTINLRLTPSELAALVADLDAVFRAYSDRYRRTPSPGSRPVQIHLNAFPLVRGETTSAAAPDETSTKEQ, from the coding sequence ATGACCGAGCACACCCCGGATGACGTGGCCTCCCAGCCGAGCAGCAGCCGCCACCCCGGCGTCGACCACGTCCTCTCCGCGACGAGCCTCAAGTCGCTCGCGCACCCGCTCCGGGTGCGCATCTACGACGAGCTCTCCGCCTACGGACCGCTCACCGCGAGCGGTCTCGGCGAACGCATCGGCGAGTCGAGTGGATCGATGAGCTATCACCTGCGCCATCTCGAGCGGGCCGGCCTGGTCCGCGAGGTCGCGGGCCGCGGCAAGGGCCGCGAGCGCTGGTGGGAGCGCACTCCGGGCTCCATCGCCGTGCCGGACGCGAGGACGCTGCCCGCCGGCAGTGCGGAGCGACTGGCCGCCCGGCTCGTCGAAGACGAATGGCTGCGCGCCCGCGAGTTGAAGTACCGCGAGTTCGTGGCGGAGGGCCCGCAGGTGTTCGGATCCGAGTGGCTCGACATCGCCACGAGCGACACGATCAATCTCCGGCTCACCCCGTCCGAGCTCGCCGCGCTCGTCGCCGACCTCGACGCCGTCTTCCGCGCCTACTCCGACCGGTACCGGCGCACCCCCTCACCGGGCTCCCGCCCGGTGCAGATCCACCTCAACGCCTTCCCGCTCGTGCGCGGCGAGACCACCTCGGCCGCCGCGCCCGACGAGACCTCCACGAAGGAGCAGTGA
- a CDS encoding polyribonucleotide nucleotidyltransferase: MEGPEITFAETIIDNGRFGTRTIRFETGRLAQQAQGSAVAYIDEETMLLSATSVSKQPKEHFDFFPLTIDVEERMYAAGRIPGSFFRREGRPSTDAILTCRLIDRPLRPSFVEGLRNEVQVVVTVLAIEPDELYDVLAINAASMSTQLSGLPFSGPIGGVRVALIDGQWVAFPKHSQLEQAVFDMVVAGRVVTEADGSQDVAIMMVEAEATETSWDLIQAGAVKPTEEIVAQGLEAAKPFIKQLVEAQQQVAATAAKPTADYPTFPPYQPSTYEVVEALALEELKGVYQIAGKVERQDADDALKARVKEGVAAKVANGELPESAIAEVSAAYKSVTKHVVRTRVLNEGVRIDGRGLADIRPLDAEVQVVPRVHGSAIFQRGETQILGVTTLNMLKMEQQIDSLSPETKKRYMHNYNFPPYSTGETGRVGSPKRREIGHGALAERALVPVLPTREEFPYAIRQVSEALGSNGSTSMGSVCASTLSLLNAGVPLRAPVAGIAMGLISDTVDGETRYAALTDILGAEDALGDMDFKVAGTSEFVTAIQLDTKLDGIPASVLAGALTQAKDARTTILAVLNAAIDGPDEMAPTAPRVISVQIPVDKIGELIGPKGKTINAIQDETGAEISIEEDGTVYIGATDGPSAEAARAQVNAIANPTNPEVGEQFLGTVVKIATFGAFVSLLPGKDGLLHISEVRKLAGGKRVENVEDVLGVGQKILVEITKIDDRGKLSLAPVVAEEADTNGRGATGEHPEAPAEGADD; encoded by the coding sequence TTGGAAGGTCCTGAGATCACGTTCGCCGAGACGATCATCGACAACGGTCGATTCGGCACCCGCACCATCCGCTTCGAGACCGGCCGTCTCGCCCAGCAGGCGCAGGGCTCGGCCGTCGCGTACATCGACGAAGAGACCATGCTGCTCTCCGCGACGTCCGTGTCGAAGCAGCCGAAGGAGCACTTCGACTTCTTCCCGCTCACCATCGACGTCGAAGAGCGCATGTACGCCGCGGGCCGCATCCCCGGCTCGTTCTTCCGCCGCGAAGGCCGTCCCTCGACGGACGCCATCCTCACCTGCCGCCTCATCGACCGTCCGCTGCGGCCGTCGTTCGTCGAGGGTCTGCGCAACGAGGTCCAGGTCGTCGTGACCGTCCTCGCCATCGAGCCCGACGAGCTCTACGACGTGCTCGCGATCAACGCCGCGTCCATGTCGACGCAGCTGTCCGGCCTGCCGTTCTCCGGCCCGATCGGCGGCGTGCGCGTCGCGCTCATCGACGGTCAGTGGGTCGCGTTCCCGAAGCACTCGCAGCTCGAGCAGGCCGTCTTCGACATGGTCGTCGCCGGCCGCGTCGTGACCGAGGCCGACGGCTCGCAGGACGTCGCGATCATGATGGTCGAGGCGGAGGCGACCGAGACCTCGTGGGACCTCATCCAGGCCGGCGCCGTCAAGCCGACCGAGGAGATCGTCGCGCAGGGCCTCGAGGCCGCGAAGCCGTTCATCAAGCAGCTCGTCGAGGCGCAGCAGCAGGTCGCCGCGACCGCCGCGAAGCCGACGGCCGACTACCCGACCTTCCCGCCGTACCAGCCCTCGACCTACGAGGTCGTCGAGGCGCTCGCACTCGAGGAGCTGAAGGGCGTCTACCAGATCGCCGGCAAGGTCGAGCGTCAGGACGCGGACGACGCGCTCAAGGCGCGCGTCAAGGAGGGCGTCGCGGCGAAGGTCGCGAACGGCGAGCTGCCCGAGTCGGCGATCGCCGAGGTCTCGGCGGCGTACAAGTCGGTGACGAAGCACGTCGTGCGCACCCGGGTGCTCAACGAGGGCGTCCGCATCGACGGCCGTGGCCTCGCCGACATCCGTCCGCTCGACGCCGAGGTGCAGGTCGTGCCCCGCGTGCACGGCTCCGCCATCTTCCAGCGCGGCGAGACGCAGATCCTCGGCGTCACCACGCTGAACATGCTCAAGATGGAGCAGCAGATCGATTCGCTCTCGCCCGAGACGAAGAAGCGCTACATGCACAACTACAACTTCCCGCCGTACTCGACGGGTGAGACCGGTCGTGTGGGGTCGCCGAAGCGTCGCGAGATCGGCCACGGCGCGCTCGCCGAGCGGGCCCTCGTGCCGGTGCTGCCCACGCGTGAGGAGTTCCCCTACGCGATCCGCCAGGTCTCCGAGGCGCTCGGCTCCAACGGGTCGACCTCGATGGGCTCCGTCTGCGCGTCGACCCTGTCGCTGCTGAACGCCGGTGTGCCGCTGCGCGCCCCGGTCGCCGGCATCGCGATGGGCCTCATCTCCGACACCGTCGACGGCGAGACCCGCTACGCGGCGCTCACCGACATCCTGGGCGCCGAGGACGCGCTCGGCGACATGGACTTCAAGGTCGCCGGCACGTCCGAGTTCGTCACCGCGATCCAGCTCGACACGAAGCTCGACGGCATCCCCGCCTCGGTGCTCGCCGGCGCGCTGACGCAGGCGAAGGACGCCCGCACGACGATCCTCGCCGTGCTGAACGCGGCGATCGACGGCCCCGACGAGATGGCCCCGACCGCTCCGCGCGTGATCTCGGTGCAGATCCCCGTCGACAAGATCGGCGAGCTGATCGGCCCGAAGGGCAAGACGATCAACGCCATCCAGGACGAGACCGGCGCCGAGATCTCCATCGAGGAGGACGGCACCGTCTACATCGGCGCGACCGACGGCCCGTCGGCGGAGGCCGCCCGCGCCCAGGTCAACGCGATCGCGAACCCCACCAACCCGGAGGTCGGCGAGCAGTTCCTCGGCACCGTGGTGAAGATCGCGACGTTCGGTGCGTTCGTCTCGCTGCTGCCCGGCAAGGACGGCCTGCTGCACATCTCCGAGGTGCGCAAGCTCGCGGGCGGCAAGCGCGTCGAGAACGTCGAGGACGTCCTCGGCGTCGGCCAGAAGATCCTCGTCGAGATCACCAAGATCGACGACCGCGGCAAGCTCTCGCTCGCCCCGGTGGTCGCCGAGGAGGCCGACACCAACGGCCGTGGCGCGACCGGCGAGCACCCGGAGGCTCCGGCCGAGGGTGCCGACGACTGA
- a CDS encoding dodecin family protein translates to MGSVARVTTITSRSEQSFEDAISAGIARATETLRHVSGAWVKEQKVEITEGAITAWAVTLEVTFVLEG, encoded by the coding sequence ATGGGTTCGGTCGCCAGAGTCACCACCATCACCTCCCGGTCGGAGCAGAGCTTCGAGGACGCGATCTCCGCGGGCATCGCCCGGGCCACCGAGACGCTGCGGCACGTCAGCGGCGCGTGGGTGAAGGAGCAGAAGGTCGAGATCACGGAGGGTGCGATCACCGCCTGGGCGGTCACGCTCGAGGTGACGTTCGTGCTGGAGGGCTGA
- a CDS encoding glycosyltransferase produces MKVVLLAESFLPHMNGVTNSLLRVLEHLRSRGDDVLVVAPRTGRAEPEHEALQGASARFVRSVPLPGYPEVRVALASTPALAGLYRGFGADVVHLASPFVLGWQGVTAARAARVPAVAVYQTDVPAYAERYGVPIAAPALERHLVRLHNRAALTLAPSSAAEARLAELGVERVHRWARGVDTERFHPDRRDESWRRRIAPSGEAVIGYVGRLAHEKQVGDLAALAGMPGTRLVVVGDGPERTSLERRLPGAHFTGFLGGADLARAVAGFDVFVHPGEHETFCQTIQEALASGVPVVATGRGGPLDLVQSSRTGWLYRPGDLAELRARVQDLVGDEAKRRAFAAAAHASVEGRSWRRLGDELVGYYEQAIARTPVPLLGARAGARPSAVARPAAPSTVQPGRTRPRAEAPLRETSRHPVEPAVTGDVHRPWRRLVAVGDSITEGLCDDSRTPGVYRGWADRLALLVALADPTGPSRLGYANLAVRSRRVEHVVADQLPRARALGADLVTVLVGGNDLVRAGADPAALARRLGTAVAETRSTGADVLVVSAFMPPAPRLARLRGRFDRFNAELAERAAEAGARWLEAAGDPELVARRHWAEDRVHLNPAGHRALAYAAARVLGVPDATALGALDVALHAPDEASDAPTSVPTPVWLARHAAPWAFRRLRGRTAGDGLDAKHAALVPVVSGDGPRPLV; encoded by the coding sequence GTGAAGGTCGTGCTGCTCGCGGAATCGTTCCTGCCGCACATGAACGGAGTCACCAACTCGCTGCTCCGGGTGCTCGAGCACCTGCGCAGCCGCGGCGACGACGTCCTGGTCGTCGCTCCGCGCACCGGCCGGGCGGAGCCCGAGCACGAGGCGCTGCAGGGCGCGAGTGCGCGCTTCGTGCGGTCGGTGCCCCTTCCCGGATACCCCGAGGTGCGCGTCGCCCTCGCATCGACGCCGGCGCTCGCCGGGCTCTACCGCGGGTTCGGCGCCGACGTCGTCCACCTCGCCTCCCCGTTCGTGCTCGGCTGGCAGGGCGTCACGGCGGCGCGAGCGGCTCGTGTCCCGGCGGTGGCGGTCTACCAGACGGATGTCCCGGCCTACGCCGAGCGCTACGGCGTGCCGATCGCCGCACCGGCACTCGAACGCCACCTCGTGCGGCTGCACAACCGGGCGGCGTTGACCCTGGCGCCGAGCTCGGCCGCGGAGGCCCGCCTCGCCGAACTCGGCGTCGAGCGCGTGCACCGGTGGGCTCGCGGAGTCGACACCGAGCGGTTCCACCCCGATCGGCGCGACGAGTCCTGGCGGCGCCGGATCGCCCCGTCGGGCGAGGCGGTGATCGGCTACGTCGGCCGCCTCGCGCACGAGAAGCAGGTCGGCGACCTCGCCGCGCTCGCCGGGATGCCGGGCACCCGGCTCGTCGTCGTCGGCGACGGGCCCGAACGCACGTCGCTCGAGCGCCGCCTTCCGGGCGCGCACTTCACCGGGTTCCTCGGCGGAGCCGACCTCGCCCGCGCCGTCGCCGGCTTCGACGTGTTCGTGCACCCGGGGGAGCACGAGACGTTCTGCCAGACGATTCAGGAGGCGCTCGCGAGCGGCGTCCCGGTCGTCGCCACCGGCCGCGGGGGACCGCTCGATCTCGTGCAGTCGAGCCGGACCGGCTGGCTCTACCGCCCGGGCGACCTCGCCGAGCTGCGTGCGCGGGTGCAGGACCTCGTCGGCGACGAGGCCAAGCGCCGGGCGTTCGCCGCAGCGGCCCACGCTTCGGTGGAGGGCCGCAGCTGGCGCCGGCTCGGCGACGAGCTCGTCGGGTATTACGAGCAGGCGATCGCTCGCACGCCCGTGCCCCTCCTCGGGGCCCGGGCGGGCGCACGGCCGTCGGCGGTCGCACGGCCGGCGGCGCCGTCGACGGTTCAGCCCGGTCGCACGCGACCCCGTGCCGAGGCTCCGCTGCGCGAGACATCCCGGCACCCGGTGGAGCCAGCGGTGACGGGCGACGTGCACCGCCCGTGGAGGCGGCTCGTGGCCGTCGGCGACTCGATCACCGAAGGGCTCTGCGACGACTCGCGCACCCCCGGGGTGTACCGGGGCTGGGCCGACCGGCTCGCCCTGCTCGTCGCGCTCGCCGACCCGACCGGGCCGTCGCGGCTCGGCTACGCGAACCTGGCGGTACGCAGCCGCCGGGTGGAGCACGTCGTGGCCGACCAGCTGCCGAGGGCGCGAGCGCTCGGGGCGGACCTCGTGACGGTGCTGGTCGGCGGCAACGACCTCGTGCGAGCCGGGGCCGATCCGGCCGCGCTCGCGCGACGCCTCGGCACGGCGGTCGCGGAGACCCGGTCGACCGGTGCCGACGTCCTCGTCGTCTCGGCCTTCATGCCGCCCGCGCCCCGACTCGCCCGGCTCCGCGGCAGGTTCGACCGGTTCAACGCGGAACTCGCCGAACGCGCCGCGGAGGCTGGCGCCCGGTGGCTCGAGGCGGCCGGCGACCCCGAACTGGTCGCCCGCCGCCACTGGGCGGAGGACCGGGTCCACCTGAACCCCGCCGGCCACCGCGCCCTCGCCTATGCGGCCGCGCGCGTGCTCGGCGTGCCGGATGCCACCGCGCTGGGCGCGCTCGACGTCGCGCTGCACGCCCCCGACGAGGCATCCGATGCGCCGACCTCGGTGCCGACGCCGGTCTGGCTGGCCCGGCACGCCGCGCCATGGGCGTTCCGGCGGCTGCGCGGGCGCACGGCGGGCGACGGGCTGGACGCGAAGCACGCCGCCCTGGTGCCCGTCGTCTCGGGCGACGGACCTCGCCCGCTGGTGTGA